The nucleotide window AATATTGAGTGacttttatgtgccaggcactgggctagaaACCAGATGTCTGAAGATAAGGAGATTGTGGCCCTGAATtcaaagggaggggaggggaggggagggagggatgagacCCAAGGTGCTCATACTGTGCAATCCACGCTGTGATGGCCGGTGGGCTGGGTCTGCAGGACAGAGTGGTTCAGGAGGGCTGAAGTGGAGGTGATGAGGCTGGGCAGGTGATCAGGGCAGACCTCAGACGGTCCCGGGTGCCAGGCTAAGGCGTTTGGACTTTACCTTGGGCCAAGGACCACTAGCGAAGGGTTTTAAATAAACGagtagggccggccctgtggctgagtggttaagttcacatgctccgcttcggcggccaaggttttcgccggtttggatcctgggcagggacgtggcaccgctcatcaagccatgatgaggtggcgtcccacataacacaactagaaggacatgcagctacaatatacaacaatgtactggggagctttagggagaagaagaagaaaaaaactaaaaacaggaagactggcggcagatgttagctcaggcaccaaccaatctttaaaacaaaaaaaaattttactctaaaaaaaaaagaatgagtaaaaaTGGTCAGATCTGAAACTTTCTGTCCGCTGTCCGCCCACGTGTTAGGAAGCTGGCATGTCTGAAGGCTGGCTTGGCACACATTTACTGGGACTCTCCCTTCAGTCCACTGGAAAGGCAGTCTGTGGGAAGCAATACATTGCTCAAGTTAAACGAATTCCTGCTTCGCAACCTCTGGACAGACGTCACCTCTTCTCTGCAATGTATTGTGTGACCCCTGACCTGCCGCAGGGCCCTGCTGGGCTCTAGGAGGCTGGGGCCCAGCTCCTGCCAGATGGCCCGTGTCCCAGCAACTTCCCGGGGAGCCacagcagggcaggggcagggtggggcggTGATGCAACAACACTTTATAAAACAAACGTCCTGGGACTTCCACTTACACATGCGTGTCTTTGGCTTCCAACAGATACTTTTGGAGGCGCTCCACTTCTCCGATGACACCTTTGTTGCTCAGAGCATGGAGGGCCTCCCCGGAAGCTCTCTGCGTCTGGGGCTCATCATCTGGATATCGGCGAAGATGGCACACTTCACGTGTTGGAGGGTGGATTAGGTTTTTGGAAACACCTAAAACAATTCAAGGGCAAGGCTACAGTGTTGGTGAGTGAGTGAGCCTCGGAACAACTATTTTTGGTCAAACATCCGCATGTGACTTGTTTCTAGTGTCCCATGACTGGTTCCCATTACCTAGGTGTCCTGAATTATGGCACCCTCGCAGGACAGGTCCTAACCTCCCAAAGTCCTCATGTGGCTGGATGTCTTGAGTCTCATTCCATAGTCAATTCTTACCATACTTCTGGGAAGAAATCTGGTGCAGAATATGACCACGAACATGTGGACAGAACACAAACTCATTTTCCAGAGTTCTCAATGTCGAATATTCCAATACTGAGTACATGGACACATAAATGCTCGCTGACTATTGTCTCTTATGTTATTTAATTCTTTCCAGTAAAGGTGACTCCTTAGATTTATAACCACTGTTTACCTTTACAAGCCCTTTCATgtaaataattaagaaaacaacacCTTTTTCATCAGATGTGTCCTCATTTTCGTTTCAGAAAATGTGGTGAGCGGATTTATGTGGAGCTCTCTTTGTAAAAAAAGTCAGAGGTTCTTAGAACATCAGAGAATACGAGTCCGAGTTTTCCTCCAGTCCAATCCAGCCAGGgagcattttacagaaaaagtctgaGAGCCAGAACGTGGAAGTGATGCCCCGGGCTTCAAGACAGGCTCTGGGCCGAGGGAAGATACACAACTGGAGCTGGTCCCAGAACTCAGGAGTGATGATTAAGGACACAGACCTTGATGGCATGTCCAATGtgtttttttgatgtttttgttcACTTCCTTTACTGCCTCTGCACCAAACACAAAAACCTCATCTCCACGTAAGGGTGACTTCTTGGTGTCGGGCATCCCACATTCACAAGGATGTGTTGCttttctctaaggaaaaaaaaatagtaagggAGAGGACAAAGTGTATTGAAAATATGCAGAAAGACACTAAAGGCATGCATTTGAATAAGGCCAGGTGTAGTCATGGCTGGTTTATCTTCACAAATCCAGATTAGTAGCCTGGTTTAATGACTCAGGCCTCGCTGACTCCCAGACCCAAAGCCAAGGGCCTCGCCTGCAGCTTGCAGGGCCAGTGCTCCAGGAAGCAGTACTGTCCACTCCCCTTGCTTCTGTTACCCCATCTGGGCCAGATGGCTCATCTGGGCAAGGCCTGGCCTCCCCAGAGGAGAGTGAAGTGTGTGGGCAGGAGTTTATGTGTTTGGGGTGGGCTAGTAGGAAAGGCAGTTGTGGGGGTGACCAGGCTGTAAGTGGCACAAGCGTGCAGCAGAGGGACAGACCACCTGGCTTCCGGAATCAAGAACTCGCCTCTACCTTCAGCTAATACTTCTAAATCTAAAATATTAACCACAGAACTGAGTTGAAAGGGCCCCTAGATCTGGCCCACCCCTTTCCCTTGATTGCTGGAGAAACAGGCTCACAGAGGGTCAGGGAAGTGGCTGAGGTCGCACAGCGGCAAGTTGCTGGCAGGATAGGGGCTGGCTGTCCTTCCCTCCAGGCCAGGCTGCTACCAGGATCCCACACGCTGAGACATCCCGTCCCCTCTGCCGAAAGGAGGCTGCAGAGCTGGGACAGCCTTCACCTCGCAATGACTGGTTGATTGATGTGCCACTGAAAGCTGGACAGTGCGGACAGTGTTCCCCTTGTGGTCTCGGCACTGGACACAGGAGACTTCCAGAGTGTGAGGAAAACTCTGTGTGTCACTGGAACAAAATGTTTCTGCACAGAGGGGGACAAATACCACGTGCTCACCACGGAATCAAAACTGTCCCATTTAGCGCCTGAGGCTATAATGTTCCTGATGGGATTGTTAATCTCATTCCTCCTTAGGGATTAAGTTTGTTAGGATGGAGATAACGCCCATCCGCTTCCCCCGGGTCCATGGTACCTAGCACCCAGTGGTTGCTCCAGGACTACgtaaaaataaaactgatcaGGGTGCCCAAGAGAGAAGGGAGCTCTGCCCTTCATGTAGGAAGACACCGCTGTTTTACCCCTCTTGATTCTGTGTAAGTCAGGCACGCTCCAGGGAGAGTcaggtcattcattcactcatgcattCATTAAAAAAGTATTCGCTGACTATGCCCCAGGCCTGAGGGCCAATACAAAGGTTTTCCAAAACCTCACAGGGTTTTGTAGCTCTGAAGATCCTTGCGTCATCTAGTCCCAGAgatttacccaagatcacacagcaagttgggGCCAGGGACATGCGCCAGCACTGAGCTCCTCCAGGGTCCCCTGCACCCACTGCGTGGCCAGGGCGTTTCACATGTTCTCTAACTCCTACCGGCAGCCTCAGGTTGGTCACAAAACCCACATGCTAGGATGGGACATAACTGTTGTATTTTGTCTTCAAGGGAACGAACggtgagaatgaaagaaaaaaactgccctCCTTGGGGCTGGCAGTGGAGGGTGGCCTGGCCCGCCCCTCCAGAGGCAAGTCCTCCACCGTAGGCGTTGGCTGCGCCCTCTTAGGGACAACCAAGTTCCTACGCGACTTTGACCATTTGTATTGAATTGCGTAGACACTGTTGGTGTGTTAGGACTTACATAACTCTCTCAAAGCGTGCCAAATGCAGTTGCCCTTAAAGATGTCCAGTCATTGATGAGAGCCATCCAATACGGTAAAGGGCAGTGGGGACCCGTTacctcccaccccttcccctaaCGCCCTCAGCCGAGTCTCTGGCTTGCAAAGAGGAACGTGTATCTCCGCGGGTCCGCTGCTGTCTGCCATCTAGCTGGAAGACACCTGCATATGTCAGACACGGTTTACTGGCGCCGCCAACTTGCCAGGTGCCCCTCGGCACGCCCCTTCCACTGACAGCGTCTCTGCCCCCTTCTTGGTGGAGTGGCGCCAGAATCACTTCCCAGTCCCTTTTCGTAGGGATGGAGGCGCGGGCAGAAGAGGCCAGAGGCCGCCCGGCCGGGTCCACGTGGCCCGCTCGCGCCGGCGATTTCCTTTCTCTGCCCGAGGGCACGATGCACCTAATGCCAAGTGCAAGAACAGTTCCGCGTGTCGCGGATGCTGAAATTCGGCGGCGGTCAGCAGCAGGTTTTGCAATTCTGCGGCGGCACCTCTTGGCCCAAGGCTGAAGGCGAGCGAGCGGCGAGCCCCGACGCCGGACGCAGCGCCCGCGGGCCCCGGAGTCTCGGCATCGTGCGCGTGCGCGGGCCTGGAGCGGCGCGAGACGGCCCGGGGCTTCGGCGTCGTGCGCGTGCGCGTGCCTGCCGCAGGGCCGGGAGGGGCGCGGCGCTGGAGGCGCTGACGTCGAGtcgcccgcgccccccgcgcctGCGCCCGGCCCCGGGTTGGCCGCagccgcgccccgccccctccctccgaGGACGCCCGGACGGAACCGATCGCGGCTGGTTTGAGCTGGTGCGTCTCCATGACGACACGCGCGGCGCTATAAGAGGCGGTGCGGCGGCGCGGCGGCTTTGTCAGTCGGCTcagcctccgccgccgccgcccctctgCCAGCACTCCGGCGCCGCCTCGGGCCGGCGGTCCTCCGCGGGAGGGAGCgagcggcgggcgggcgggcaggcggCCGACGGCGACAGCGGCGGGGCGGCCGGCGGTCCTGCGCGCTCGCGGCGtctccatggggccggcccgcgGCGCCCGCGCGCTCTAGGTGAGAGGGGCGTCCCGGCggttggggggctgggggggacGGCCACGTGTCCCCGCGCGTCCGGACGGGGCCGCGCTCAGACCCCGCGCCCGGAGCCGCAAGGGACACGTGGTCGCACAGCCGGCCGCCGGCCCTGACCTTGGAGAGGCACTGCCCTCCGGCCCCAGTTTCCCCCGACAAGCGGGGCCCGACACCGGCCCTGTGCGCTCCCGGCGGCCGCCCTCCCGGCCTGCTTGCCCCGGCTCGGGGCTGCCCGGCCGGAGGGGCCGCGTTGCGCCTCCTCCGAACCACGCCGTGAAGGCTTCGGAGCCGGAAGCCGCTGGGAAGGCCCGGTCGTTCCTGCAAccgctattttttttttttttttagccatgtGGCAAGCCTGGTAGCAGGTGCAGGAGAGGAATGAAGCAAGCCACTGCAGGTCCCGGGGTTCCCATCGCTCATCTCAGTTTTATAAGGATGAGACATATCATTCTGCCCCGTTGCCctacaattttctttcttgtttcttttttttagttcttaTTTTCGCTGTGTGTACAGAGCAAATGACCCGATATAGAAACCCGCCGGCGTTGTTAGAGCTAAGATAGCCTTGTAGAAGCTATGATGATAAACGCTCGGCCAGCCGTGGCTCGAAGTTGTCTATTTAAGGAATCTTTGAATGACTTAGTGATTTTAGAAAAGCCTGGTATATTAAGATCCCAGTTAAGGCGAACAGACCAACATGTAGGAGCCAGCCCCAGGGTTTTCAAAAAAGGATGAATTGTGTCGTTTGAGAATCCTAAAAGATTGCTAAAGTGTGGGGAGCAGAACCACTTAGACGTGTCTAAGGAGGACAAAGATTGTGTTGATTTTATTCAAACCTAAAATTGGGTATAACTTAGTTAGGAAAGTTTTTCGGTTTCTGTTTAATCCTGATCTCTTTTAACATTACCCAGTTGGCAGTAAAGAATTTCCTAGCAGAAAAGTGCTGTTTTGTACTGATAGATTCATCCGAACCATCATTTTAAGTAGCTTAGCTATATAGAACACCAAAAGATGTTCTTGGGTGAAATTTCTCTATGTCACAAGTTATTAgaataaagcttttaaaagatataagaaaatgaaatgtttgataagggtatatttcaaagaaataaaaacttcccgaGTTTAAGCCTGTATGTTGCCTTAAAGATACTTATCAAACCCTAAACAACCCAATCTCACCGTTGAGcctatttaaatgttatttaaatagaCAAAATGGGTTTCCTGGTATTGGTCTCTTGCCTTTCCTTAAGGGTGAGTAAGGCAATGTAGGAGGTTGACAATGCCAAAAAGTCACCTTAGATCAAGTTCCAACGTGCATGGGTTTGGATTTATGGCAGGCTCGTCCCCCTGGGCCTCTCATAGTGCCCCATGCCAGAGCAAACTGTGGCCCTGAACCATTGCCTGGCCTTTGCCTGTAGGCTGCAGGCACTGAAGCGGGTTGCacagtgagaaagaagaaagccctATCTGGCTCAAATTAGATGGGTTAAAATCAATAATTTGAAGATACTCACCAGTGTCACATTTCACGAAGGCTAAGGACAGAGGCTCTGATGGCTTCAagctttatttttgcttattcatAATTGtgcttgtttttattattcataGACTTAGCCGAAAATTATTTCCATATGATTATCATTCATAGCTAAGCAAATGTTAGTGCCTGTAAGGACAGTTGGGGTTCCCAGAACTGCTAATTTAGTAGGTAGCACTGGTTCAGGAATGCTGATTCCTCATCAGATTCAGCAACTGTCATACTTTATGTTGACCTGAAtattggagtttttaaaaatacatgcttagtatgaaaattaactcataaaATTAGCTCATAAAATTTAGGAAAACTTAAGGGCAATCACTGAGTTGAGAGGACTAGGCATTTCCATGATGCTTATTagacattaaaaattagtttgtaTAAGACTTACTGAAAGTAGGAAGTAGCTGGATGTTTATATGGCAATTCTCAGTAATTCCTGTAATGCTATTTTAGGCTTCTAAAGAGCTGAAACAGTTCTGAAAGAAAGTAAGCTGACCGTTATAAAACTTTTTTCCTGTCAGTGAACCTACTGCAGAAAAGCTTCTGAAACCTGCATTTTCGTTTTTGAGCATGAATGTTTGAAATGCGTATGTTGAGATGTACAGTACCGTATATGGAATTTTAGTATGCTGCTTTGAAAAGATCTTAAGTGTTGAATCTGTGATGTCCTCGGATTCTGTCGAGGTTTAGGGAGTCATGTGACTTAGACCTCGGAAGAGTGGGATTCCCACTCCCAGCGAGTGAGCTGTCTGTGGGGGTGCTCCAGGAGCTCTCTTTCCTGTGTGTGCTGAGGAGGTCAGTGCCTGACCTTTCAATTTGATGTGTTCCTGAGGGTGAACAGCAAATTCTGTGTTTGTTGATCAGAACATTTCAACTGCTGCTCCGAGGGCAACGTATCTTCAGCAGGACTTGGAATTTCTGGAGAATTGCCTTTGTGAAAAGCTGGCAATACTTCCTTTGAATTCCATCTCTTAGTTTTCCACGTAAGTATTCATCCTTGCTGCAGGTTAATCTTGTTAAGATTTACTAAGTAGTGTTATGGCttctgagttaatttttccaCCCTGTTTGCAGTTGTGTTTCAGAGGAGCATCAAGGAACCATGAACAACTTTAGTAATGGAGAGTTTGACTGCCATTTTCTCGATGAAGGCTTTACTGCCAAGGACATTCTGGACcaaaaaattaatgaagtttcttcttctgtaagtATGTTAAGTCCGTGCTGTCAGTGCAGCGTTGAGATTGCTGGGCAGATAACTGGGAACTTCAGTGGGGTCTTAAGGAAATCTGATGGAACTTGCATGTCTTGCTAGGGAATTGAGAATTTAATTGGCTGTGAATTGTCCAGTGAGAGTAGTGGTATTCATATCAGTGACTGGACGAAAAAGCCTAGGATTCCTGAGAATgctggggaagaaaaggaaagcttcCTGTTGGACTTACTGCTCACGAGCCCCCTGTAACCGCTCTCGCTGTAGGATGATAAGGATGCCTTCTATGTTGCGGACCTGGGAGACATTCTAAAGAAGCACCTGAGGTGGTTAAAAGCTCTTCCTCGGGTCACCCCCTTCTATGCAGTCAAGTGCAATGACAGCAGAACCATCGTGAAGACCCTGGCTGCCATCGGGACCGGGTTTGACTGTGCCAGCAAGGTAAGCGAAGTAGCAGGACTTGAAAATGATGATATAAAATGGCGGGCACATCaaagttgtgtttctttttttttcttttcttttcttgttaaagattggcacctgggctaacaactgttgccaatcttcctggtttttttttctttctgctttatctccccaaccccacccccaccctcccccccaccccccgtacacagttgtatatcctagttgcaggtccttctagttgtgggatgtgggacgctgcctcaacgtggcctgatgagcggtgccatgtccgcgcccaggatctgaaccctgggccgccacagtggagtgcgcaaacttaaccacttggccacggagccggcccccaaagTTGTGTTTCTTGGGCAATAGATGCTAGTGAAAGAATTGGGGGACCATGACGACttcccatgtttttctgttttcttctatcaGCTACATGTGTATAGTGTGACACCTCCTCTTTTCCAGACTGAAATACAACTGGTGCAGAGTCTCGGGGTGCCTCCGGAGAGGATTATCTACGCAAATCCTTGTAAACAAGTGTCCCAGATTAAGTATGCTGCCAATAACGGAGTCCAGATGATGACTTTTGATAGTGAGGTCGAGTTGATGAAAGTTGCCCGGGCACATCCAAAGGCAAAGTGAGTGGCTGCGTGTCTGGGGGCGGGTCGGCTGTGAGTGTGCGCCGTCGCTCGGACTCAGATGTGCAGTTTGAGAGAGTTCTGTCCTCATAATTATCTCTGCTGCATCACACAAAGTAGAAAATAGCATACACTCTCTTGATTAATAAAACCGTATGAGACTCAAATCAGACTGTCACCCgaagattttctgtttgttttaatcGTCTGTAAGCGATTTTCTGTTGTGGGAAATGCAGTGCAGTGCACTTTTTCTCGCTTCCAGGTTGGTTTTGCGGATTGCTACCGATGATTCCAAAGCAGTCTGTCGCCTCAGTGTTAAATTTGGTGCCACACTCAAAACCAGCAGGCTTCTTTTGGAACGGGCGAAAGAGCTAAATATTGACGTCATTGGTGTCAGGTGAGATCTCAGTGGTGGCATAGTTAGAGGCTAAGATATTAATATTAGGTAATGCAAGTTTTACAGATTTTCTCCCACTGTAGATCTTTTCAGAAATAGTAAGAAACGGGGAGGTGGGGGTAGGGTAAAAGGACGcatgtgtatggtgatagatggcaGTTGGACTTTagatggtgaacacaatgtagtctgcACAAATCGGAGGAggatgtacaccttaaatttgtataatgtaaacaatgttacctcaataattgattaataaataatgaaataaaaagaaatagaacattctcATTTCTTATTGCCCCAGCTTCCATGTGGGAAGTGGCTGCACTGACCCGGAGACCTTCGTGCAGGCCATCTCTGATGCCCGCTGTGTCTTTGACATGGGGGTGAGTTCATGGAAACCCCAAGtgcaaggtgggggtggggctgacaGCAGCTATTCTCAGTTCTAGAATTAACCTTTTTAGAAGCATCCTGTATTACAGAGGCTTGGCCCCATCTGCTGCATACATTTGTCCTGATTTGTTATGAATCTGACTGTTCTGTTAATTTTCTTGATTCCAGGCTGAGATTGGTTTCAACATGTATCTGCTTGATATTGGTGGTGGCTTTCCTGGATCTGAGGATGTAAAGCTTAAATTTGAAGAGGTAATTTATAACAACTCTACTATCCTAGAGCTATTTTAGCAAGTTCCTTTTTGGAATATTTCAAAACTTAAATGTTTTAGCTAATACTAAAGGGAGTgtacatggggccagccccgtggccaagtggttaagtttgcgtactcctcttcagcggcccagggtttcttctgtttggatcctgagtgtggacatggcactgctcatcaagccatgctgaggcggtgttccacgtgccacaactaaaaatatacagctatgtacttggggggctttggggagaaaaaggaaaaatttaaaagggagTGTAGGAACATGAAAATAAACATCTTGGTgtgatattttgacttctgtgcaatttaaaattgcatttacTATCCTTTGGTTTTCTAAACTAAAATATGAGTCAGTTTTCCCAAAAGTTTTGGGAAACAGTTGATTACATTAAGAACTGTGGGACTAGAGAGCACACTGACTGGAGTGTATCGTTGCCTGAATGAGCCGTGCTAGGGTTTGTCCTTCCTCATAAAACATGCCAAGTGCTTAATGAGCCGTTCTGTGGTGCTCGACTTTATAAAACAGATGCACATTCTTATTTGTTAGCATTACGTGTTAAAATCTAGGCAGAGTGGAAAGAGTTCTGTCCTGTTGGCGTGTATTTGCCAGGTAAAATGTAGGCTCCCTGATGCCTCAGTCAGTGgtaatgaatttattttgtaCTATGGTTTGATAAAAATCATACCCATAACATCTTTAAAGGATAGAAGGGGTGTCCAGAGGGGAATCAAAATGAAACCAGAGAGATATGCGGTCTAATGTTTGGTGAGAGGTTtattttgttgctgctgttgcttaATGATAATCCTCCCACTGATGGCTGCGCTCACACGCTTTCATTGGGTCCTATCAGAGGACTTTGTGCTCTCCTGCGTGTGATCCCTGATGACTAACTCTGCTTGTCTGTCTCACTCTCATAGGTCACCAGTGTGATCAACCCAGCGCTGGATAAGTATTTTCCGTCAGACTCGGGAGTGAGAGTCATAGCTGAGCCAGGCAGATACTACGTTGCATCAGCTTTCACGCTCGCAGTTAATATCATTGCGAAAAAACTCGTATTAAAGGAACAAACAGGATCTGATGGTATGTATAAAGAACGAGTCATTGCATGTGTAACTGAAAGTTGGTAGACAAAGTGGTAATTGAGACTAATGTGCCTTTCTAGATGAAGATGAGTCGAGTGAACAGACCTTTATGTATTACGTGAACGATGGAGTATATGGATCATTTAATTGCATCCTTTATGATCATGCACACGTGAAGCCTCTTCTGCAAAAGGTATCTTCTGAACATGCTGTACGGAACGGTTAAGATGATGGGTCATAACAAGGTCATAACAACTGTGggtgtttctctctctcaaatgTAGAGACCCAAACCAGATGAGAAGTATTATTCATCCAGCATATGGGGACCGACGTGTGACGGCCTCGATCGCATTGTTGAGCGCTGTAACTTGCCCGAGATGCAGGTGGGCGATTGGATGCTCTTTGAAAACATGGGTGCTTATACTGTTGCTGCTGCTTCGACTTTCAACGGATTCCAGAGGCCAACTATCTACTATGTCATGTCAGGGCCAACATGGTTAGTGATGGCAGTGCATGTTCATGGTTCTGATAAGAATACATACCTTCTTGGATTTATGCTTCTCTTATCTAGTTGGataataaattattttgcttAGGGTTAGATACTACCAGtgttttttaaagtagtttattttctttcccatatTAAGAATATATGCtctagaaaatttggaaaatacaggcaAATGGAAGGAAAATCCCTCAAATAATACTGATCTGTATTTCTCTTCAGATTTTTTCTAAAGTTTAACCATTTTAGAAAAGACCAATTAAGATATTTCTGTGTGCCTAGAATGTTTTATTAATGCATGTGATTTGTGGTTTCCTTACTACCAAAAAGATGGTTCTGAAGAAGTGCTTGCTTTAGAAATGCATTGAATTTACTTCCTGATGACATAATAACCAGGAAGTAGATAGGCTTCGGAAGTTCTCCCCATGGGTGACTCAGGGTTTCTGATTATGCCGCTTCTGTCTCAGGCAACTGATGCAGCAAATCCAGAACCACGACTTCCCGCCTGAAGTGGAGGAGCAGGACGTCAGCACTCTGCCTGTGTCCTGTGCTTGGGAGAGTGGGATGAAGCGGCACCCAGCAGCCTGTGCTTCGGCCAGCATTAACGTGTAGATACCATTCTTGGAGCTGTTAACTGCGAGTTTAGCTTGAAGTAGGGGTTTGGGGGGACCATTGAACTTAATTCCCAGTAGTTTTGAAATGTCTTTGTAAGTAGGGTTGGCACAGATGCAACAATATGGAAGACTAGGAAATGGGGTCACACTTATCTGTGTTCCTATGGAAACTATttgaataattgttttatatggatttttattcacttttcaaacATGCTACTAAAGAGTGCCCCTCAGCTGCCAAGCAAGCGTTTGTAGCTTGTACATTGGCAGAAGGAGCCAAAAGCTTAGTGTGGTgacctgttttaaaaataaagtatcttGAAATAATTGGGCATTGGGAAATTTTTAGTGTGTCCATTCCAGACAGCTTACCTTGAATGTGTTTTACAAATAGGACTTGATCTTTTTTCCTACAGGCTGAGGAAATTGTCCCAAAgggcttcaaaatattttcaaaattttgaaaatccaTGGAAATGCCTTCTTCCTGTTTGgcatttttaattcaaatgcATGAGTCCTGTATAAAGTTTCCTGTGGATTCTTACCAATAGTAGATGTAGCCCACATGCAGGTAGGAGGAGAAGGATGGATGAGACAGCGTCCAGACCCTCTGCTGCCAGCTCAGCCCACCCGAATGTCTGCAGAGGTGGCTGTGAACTTGGAATGCCCACAGAGAGCCCCTTGTTCACTGACCTGTTCCTGCCACGGCCAGTGCCCAGGGAAGAAGGCACACGAGGCCCTCTGATTCTTGCCCACAGAGGCCACAGCCATTGCCTCTACAGCTTGCCTTCGCTCCCAGGATGAGTCGCGTGGTTCCGAACAAGTCAGGAAAGGTGCACATTTGGCAGCCACCTGATTTTAATAAATCTCGATGATTTTACGTGTTGTGGCTCTCTACCTTCCTCTCTGACCTTCAGCACTGGCCTTTTACGTTCCTTAATCAGCTTGTACCCCCCACTCCCTAAAAAAGGATGGCAGGTTTTCATACTAAACCCCACAATGGGAATTTTGAATCCCTGCTGTAGCTGCACAGTGCAGAGGAAGGCAGGCCGTGCAGCTGCCAGATGTCGCCCTAGGAAGCTGCTGGTCGCCACCGGTCACTGGGAGCAGCATTGAGTATCTTACTGGTGGGCTTAGAGGGAGCTGGGAACAATGGTGCAGATGGGAATGCTGCGGCTCCCTTCATCTCAGGGGAGTAAATTCAACTGGCCCACTGATGCTCTTGGTACATTTACCAAGGTGGGTGACTCCTGATTTTCCTAGCACGAGCTGCCTTCCCACATTTCTGTGATTGCTACAGTTAACCTTCCTCGGCTGCTCAACCAGACTAGAATTTGGCTTGTCACCAGCTGTGGTCACCCTTCCTGGACCCGAGCAGGTGGCTTCAG belongs to Equus asinus isolate D_3611 breed Donkey chromosome 6, EquAss-T2T_v2, whole genome shotgun sequence and includes:
- the ODC1 gene encoding ornithine decarboxylase, which encodes MNNFSNGEFDCHFLDEGFTAKDILDQKINEVSSSDDKDAFYVADLGDILKKHLRWLKALPRVTPFYAVKCNDSRTIVKTLAAIGTGFDCASKTEIQLVQSLGVPPERIIYANPCKQVSQIKYAANNGVQMMTFDSEVELMKVARAHPKAKLVLRIATDDSKAVCRLSVKFGATLKTSRLLLERAKELNIDVIGVSFHVGSGCTDPETFVQAISDARCVFDMGAEIGFNMYLLDIGGGFPGSEDVKLKFEEVTSVINPALDKYFPSDSGVRVIAEPGRYYVASAFTLAVNIIAKKLVLKEQTGSDDEDESSEQTFMYYVNDGVYGSFNCILYDHAHVKPLLQKRPKPDEKYYSSSIWGPTCDGLDRIVERCNLPEMQVGDWMLFENMGAYTVAAASTFNGFQRPTIYYVMSGPTWQLMQQIQNHDFPPEVEEQDVSTLPVSCAWESGMKRHPAACASASINV